In a genomic window of uncultured Sphaerochaeta sp.:
- a CDS encoding ABC transporter permease produces the protein MKHTRIRADKQSNAFLVAVSAVVLGLIAGAILMASIGSNPFVGFWFLFRGSLMNIERLGNTLATATTLMLVGLSVAFAFKTGLFNIGASGQMLIGGLCATLVAHKVFLPRPLFLVVLILSALAGGAIWGIIPGFLKAKFNVHEVVATIMMNWIAYWSIYYFIPAYLKGPSLETESASIAVTQSLRTPWLTELFNGSYMNLGFFVAIISVIVIKLILDKTTLGFSLKAVGSNRFCAEYAGIKVNRNVVISMMIAGGLAGLAGLSFYTGYSRNMQIGVMPAQGFDGIAVALLGASSPLGVLFSSLFFGILQSGKGFMNAMTNVPPEIADTIIAVIIYFTATSVLFKRFWDAVLKRQLEKAREKAKPAEAEVKKEVE, from the coding sequence ATGAAACATACAAGAATCCGAGCAGATAAACAGAGCAATGCCTTCCTGGTCGCTGTCAGTGCAGTGGTCTTGGGCCTGATTGCCGGTGCAATCCTGATGGCCTCAATCGGGAGCAACCCTTTTGTTGGTTTTTGGTTCCTGTTCCGTGGCAGCCTGATGAACATCGAGCGGCTGGGCAATACCCTTGCCACAGCAACCACCCTCATGTTGGTGGGACTTTCCGTAGCGTTTGCCTTCAAGACAGGGCTCTTCAACATCGGGGCGTCGGGACAGATGCTCATCGGTGGGCTTTGTGCGACCCTGGTTGCTCACAAGGTGTTCCTGCCAAGGCCCTTGTTTCTGGTGGTTCTGATACTCTCTGCTTTGGCAGGTGGCGCAATCTGGGGTATCATTCCCGGGTTTCTCAAGGCCAAGTTCAATGTGCATGAGGTTGTGGCCACAATCATGATGAACTGGATTGCCTATTGGTCCATCTACTATTTCATCCCGGCATACCTGAAAGGGCCCTCCTTGGAGACCGAGAGTGCAAGCATTGCAGTCACCCAGTCATTGCGGACCCCTTGGCTGACCGAGCTGTTCAATGGTTCCTACATGAATCTTGGCTTTTTCGTTGCCATCATTTCGGTGATCGTGATCAAGTTGATCCTGGACAAGACCACCTTGGGTTTCAGTCTGAAGGCAGTCGGTTCCAACCGGTTCTGTGCAGAGTATGCAGGTATCAAGGTGAATCGCAATGTCGTCATTTCCATGATGATCGCTGGCGGTCTTGCCGGTTTGGCGGGGCTCTCCTTCTATACCGGCTACTCGCGCAATATGCAGATCGGAGTCATGCCCGCCCAAGGGTTCGACGGTATTGCCGTCGCCCTGTTGGGTGCCAGCAGCCCTCTGGGGGTTTTGTTCAGCTCGCTTTTCTTCGGCATCCTGCAGTCGGGCAAGGGGTTCATGAATGCCATGACCAACGTTCCGCCTGAGATTGCAGACACCATCATTGCCGTCATCATCTATTTTACTGCAACCAGTGTACTGTTCAAACGATTCTGGGATGCAGTATTGAAAAGGCAATTGGAGAAGGCGAGGGAGAAGGCAAAACCAGCAGAGGCTGAAGTGAAGAAGGAGGTAGAGTGA
- a CDS encoding ABC transporter permease yields MWHTLVSIFPYAIAYTIPMLMTSLGGLYSERSGVTNLGLEGLMLVGYFASAITIKMTEATLGVQALPVGLLVGVAAGAIFSLLHAFASINLKADQVISGTAINMLAAALTVYLARTISGSGNVRILMGIVRNDIPVLSSIPIIGPLFFSQSYWTTWLCLAIWALSWILLYKTSFGLRLRACGEHPSAVASAGVNVHRMRYFGVAMSGALAGLGGSVILITYSGEFNGTVAGLGFLSIAALIFGQWKPLGILGATFFFGIATTIANVSQVIPSLAVIPPVFFKVFPYVATLIALVLFSKNSAAPKASGEPF; encoded by the coding sequence ATGTGGCATACCTTGGTAAGTATTTTTCCCTATGCAATCGCATACACCATCCCCATGCTCATGACCTCCCTCGGCGGATTGTACAGTGAGCGCAGTGGTGTCACAAACCTTGGACTTGAAGGCCTGATGCTTGTCGGATATTTCGCCAGTGCCATCACCATCAAGATGACTGAGGCCACTTTGGGTGTGCAGGCCTTGCCGGTCGGGTTGCTGGTCGGTGTTGCAGCAGGGGCCATTTTCAGTTTGTTGCATGCGTTTGCCTCGATCAATCTGAAAGCAGACCAGGTCATCAGCGGTACCGCAATCAACATGCTTGCTGCCGCTCTTACCGTCTATCTTGCGAGAACCATCAGCGGAAGCGGAAATGTCCGCATCCTCATGGGTATCGTGCGCAACGACATCCCGGTGCTCTCCAGCATTCCGATCATCGGGCCGCTCTTTTTCAGCCAGTCCTACTGGACTACCTGGCTGTGTCTGGCCATCTGGGCACTCTCCTGGATTCTCCTCTACAAAACCAGCTTTGGGCTTCGCCTGAGAGCTTGTGGTGAGCATCCTTCTGCAGTTGCTTCTGCCGGTGTCAATGTGCATCGCATGCGCTACTTTGGTGTTGCGATGAGCGGTGCCTTGGCAGGTCTCGGTGGTTCTGTCATTCTCATAACCTACTCGGGCGAGTTCAATGGTACGGTTGCCGGTCTCGGCTTCCTCTCCATTGCTGCCTTGATTTTCGGACAGTGGAAGCCTTTGGGGATCCTTGGAGCTACCTTCTTCTTCGGCATCGCTACCACGATTGCCAATGTGAGTCAGGTAATTCCTTCCCTCGCGGTGATTCCCCCGGTATTCTTCAAGGTCTTCCCCTATGTGGCAACCTTGATCGCGCTGGTGCTCTTCTCCAAGAATTCGGCAGCCCCGAAGGCGAGTGGAGAACCTTTCTAA
- a CDS encoding purine-nucleoside phosphorylase produces the protein MDHLMEKMQEAAMYITSRIGNEPVDIGMVLGSGLGGLADELEDAVAISYKDIPFFPVSTVFGHKGRLVAGNLEGKRVLCMQGRFHYYEGYGMDQVVFPIQVMHAMGINQLLVTNAAGGVNTSYQPGDLMLITDHIKLIADSPMHGPNHEELGERFFDMTNAYDKQLSVLARDEAKRLGIPLQEGVYMFFAGPSYETPAEVRSARILGADAVGMSTVPEAIAASQMRMKVLGISCITNMAAGILDQPLNHTEVMETSDRVKEAFTSLVRNVTRLWPV, from the coding sequence ATGGATCATTTGATGGAAAAGATGCAGGAAGCTGCAATGTATATCACCAGTCGCATCGGCAATGAGCCGGTGGATATCGGTATGGTGCTGGGCAGTGGGCTTGGTGGCCTTGCTGATGAGCTGGAAGACGCGGTTGCCATCTCCTACAAGGATATCCCCTTCTTTCCGGTATCCACCGTCTTCGGCCACAAGGGTCGGCTGGTGGCAGGCAATCTGGAAGGCAAGCGTGTACTCTGCATGCAGGGGCGCTTCCACTACTACGAAGGCTATGGCATGGATCAGGTGGTGTTTCCCATCCAGGTCATGCATGCAATGGGCATCAACCAGCTGTTGGTGACCAATGCTGCAGGTGGGGTGAATACCTCCTATCAGCCTGGGGATTTGATGCTTATCACCGACCACATCAAGCTCATCGCCGACAGTCCGATGCATGGACCGAATCATGAGGAACTGGGAGAACGGTTCTTTGACATGACCAATGCCTATGACAAGCAACTCAGTGTTTTGGCACGGGATGAGGCGAAGCGCTTGGGCATTCCCCTGCAAGAGGGAGTATATATGTTCTTCGCCGGTCCTTCCTACGAGACCCCTGCTGAGGTGCGTTCCGCCCGTATCCTTGGCGCTGATGCAGTGGGCATGTCCACGGTTCCCGAAGCCATTGCAGCAAGCCAGATGCGAATGAAGGTGTTGGGTATCAGCTGCATAACCAACATGGCAGCCGGTATTCTCGACCAGCCTCTGAACCATACCGAGGTGATGGAGACCAGCGATCGGGTGAAGGAAGCCTTCACCTCCCTGGTCCGCAACGTCACCCGTCTTTGGCCGGTATGA
- a CDS encoding cupin domain-containing protein, with protein MKSQAQELIQALGLEPLSGEGGFYRRVHTFTEKGLETGSVIYYLITAESFSSLHWLPTDEVWHFLEGDAVEQLVLHPDGSHSLLLLGKASEGKTPLSVVKGGCWQGTKLAGQEGWALCATTMCPPYDGCSYRQGGSFLTEQYSACTLVEAFLGKEV; from the coding sequence ATGAAGAGCCAAGCCCAAGAGCTGATCCAGGCCTTGGGCCTGGAACCCCTTTCAGGTGAGGGTGGCTTCTATCGCAGGGTCCATACCTTCACTGAGAAGGGTCTTGAAACGGGCAGTGTAATCTACTATCTGATCACTGCCGAGAGTTTCTCTTCGTTGCATTGGCTACCCACCGACGAGGTGTGGCACTTTCTGGAGGGTGATGCTGTCGAACAGCTGGTTCTCCATCCTGATGGCAGCCACAGTCTGCTTCTCCTGGGAAAGGCAAGTGAGGGAAAAACTCCCCTGAGCGTAGTGAAAGGGGGGTGTTGGCAGGGAACGAAGTTGGCTGGACAAGAAGGTTGGGCGTTGTGTGCAACCACCATGTGTCCTCCCTATGACGGCTGCTCCTATCGGCAAGGGGGATCCTTTTTGACTGAACAGTATTCCGCCTGTACGCTGGTGGAAGCGTTTCTTGGCAAGGAGGTCTGA
- a CDS encoding SDR family NAD(P)-dependent oxidoreductase, with the protein MKTVLVSGGTSTLGRAICTKFVEDGYMVYCAYASSKEKALSLSTSLGPSLVPLPLDVQDEASIAEACAHLQSLDLLVNNSGVFSVFPTEELVASEWQRIFDINVTGMFRLTKQVLPLLRQAKGTIVNIASINALHPGFGGTTCYDASKGAVVSYTKALAAELAPDVRVNAVAPGLIAAPYLDKDHPLRQLYEKRALLSRLVAPEQVAEAVSFLSRCTAMTAQVLTIDCGYLAG; encoded by the coding sequence ATGAAAACGGTTTTGGTCAGTGGAGGAACCAGTACACTCGGCAGAGCAATCTGCACAAAGTTCGTTGAGGATGGATATATGGTGTATTGCGCCTATGCTTCCTCGAAAGAGAAGGCCCTCAGCCTCTCAACGTCCCTTGGCCCATCCCTGGTACCTCTCCCGCTGGACGTACAGGACGAAGCGAGCATAGCCGAGGCGTGTGCCCACCTGCAGAGTCTGGATCTTCTGGTCAACAACAGCGGCGTATTCTCTGTCTTTCCTACTGAAGAGCTTGTCGCATCCGAGTGGCAGCGTATCTTTGACATCAACGTCACCGGGATGTTCCGCCTGACCAAGCAGGTCTTGCCGCTGCTCCGGCAAGCGAAGGGAACCATTGTCAACATTGCAAGCATCAATGCACTCCATCCAGGCTTTGGTGGCACCACGTGTTATGATGCATCCAAGGGAGCGGTGGTCTCCTACACCAAGGCTCTGGCAGCTGAGCTTGCCCCGGACGTACGGGTCAATGCGGTGGCCCCGGGACTGATTGCCGCACCCTATCTGGACAAGGACCATCCCTTGCGCCAGCTGTATGAGAAGCGTGCCTTGCTGTCTCGTCTGGTGGCTCCGGAACAAGTTGCTGAAGCAGTAAGCTTTCTCAGCCGTTGTACCGCGATGACTGCCCAGGTGTTGACCATCGACTGTGGTTATTTGGCGGGGTGA
- a CDS encoding metallophosphoesterase: MKILCIADESDPLVYSKNIASRYADVDIVIAAGDLPLKYYEFIISSLNKPLYFIFGNHNLEFLSQFTSNVQPILQYGYTDGKMQLYPSFGGEYCDGKVLYNHKRNLIIAGLGGSMRYNKGKHQFTEREMFFRMLRMVPKLLFNRIFRGRYVDILITHAAPLGLGDDTDRCHQGFSTFLTFMQWFKPRYLLHGHIHLHDMNANRYHVYKQTQVINIFQSFILEDPKLGGKGKRHGI; encoded by the coding sequence ATGAAGATACTCTGCATCGCTGACGAATCGGATCCCTTGGTCTATTCAAAGAACATTGCAAGCCGGTATGCAGATGTCGATATCGTCATAGCTGCAGGGGATCTTCCTCTCAAGTACTATGAGTTCATCATTTCCTCGCTGAACAAGCCGCTCTATTTCATCTTCGGCAACCACAATCTGGAGTTTCTCAGCCAGTTCACCTCGAATGTGCAACCAATCCTGCAGTACGGATATACGGATGGGAAGATGCAACTCTATCCCTCCTTCGGGGGAGAGTATTGTGATGGCAAGGTCCTGTACAACCACAAGCGCAATCTCATCATAGCCGGACTTGGGGGATCGATGCGCTACAACAAGGGCAAGCACCAGTTCACTGAGCGAGAAATGTTTTTCCGGATGTTGCGCATGGTGCCCAAACTGCTTTTCAACAGGATCTTCAGGGGGCGTTATGTCGACATCCTCATCACCCATGCCGCCCCCTTGGGGCTGGGGGATGATACTGACCGCTGTCATCAGGGGTTTTCCACCTTCCTGACCTTCATGCAGTGGTTCAAGCCCCGTTACCTGTTGCATGGGCATATCCATCTTCACGATATGAACGCAAACCGCTATCATGTGTACAAGCAGACCCAGGTCATCAACATTTTCCAGAGTTTCATCCTGGAAGATCCGAAGCTGGGGGGGAAGGGGAAACGCCATGGCATCTGA
- a CDS encoding transcriptional regulator produces the protein MASDLFSQANEDFEKARSRGRIQSVLSNLSWKNSDLLSFYAVTELIKPRNETYLGMRTIPVSQIIGSEGRYQDFSLAFYPKKELLRARWRSIDWATKEYIILPPISVYKLGKWYFVRDGNHRVSVAKTQGVEFIDAEVVELDSQIPLEAGMTMKQLRKRVIEYERQRFLDQYQPTYLPMDDIVFTSPGSYPEMVNHILVHKYYLNEGKEEELSFQEGATSWLKNVYEPIIEEIRRSKLLSSFPGNTEADLYMWIVRHWDNLKHMSGSEEVSIESATSDYKIRYGKGKWERWLRRVRYFFSKK, from the coding sequence ATGGCATCTGATCTGTTCAGTCAAGCGAATGAGGATTTCGAGAAAGCCCGTTCGAGGGGACGGATCCAATCCGTATTGAGCAACCTTTCCTGGAAAAACTCCGACTTGCTTAGCTTCTATGCAGTCACTGAACTGATAAAACCCAGGAACGAGACATACCTTGGGATGCGAACGATTCCGGTGAGTCAGATCATCGGCAGCGAAGGCCGTTACCAAGACTTTTCGCTGGCTTTCTACCCAAAGAAGGAGTTGTTGCGCGCCCGTTGGAGAAGCATTGACTGGGCGACGAAGGAGTATATCATCCTTCCTCCGATTTCGGTTTACAAGCTCGGCAAGTGGTACTTTGTCAGGGATGGGAATCATCGTGTTTCGGTAGCGAAGACCCAAGGGGTTGAATTCATCGATGCCGAAGTGGTTGAGTTGGACAGCCAGATTCCCCTTGAGGCTGGCATGACGATGAAACAGCTTCGCAAGCGCGTGATCGAGTACGAGCGACAACGCTTCCTGGACCAGTATCAGCCGACCTATCTTCCCATGGATGATATTGTCTTCACCAGTCCCGGGTCCTATCCTGAGATGGTCAACCATATCCTGGTGCACAAGTACTACCTCAACGAGGGGAAGGAAGAGGAGCTGAGTTTTCAGGAGGGTGCGACCTCGTGGCTGAAGAACGTCTATGAACCTATCATTGAGGAGATTCGTCGTTCGAAGTTGCTTTCGTCCTTTCCTGGCAATACGGAAGCCGACCTCTACATGTGGATTGTCCGCCACTGGGATAATCTCAAGCATATGAGCGGAAGTGAGGAGGTGAGCATTGAGAGTGCTACTTCCGACTACAAGATCCGGTATGGCAAAGGCAAGTGGGAACGCTGGCTGCGACGTGTGCGCTACTTCTTCTCCAAGAAGTAG
- a CDS encoding NAD(P)H-dependent oxidoreductase has product MKRCSIIIHSVSGNCYIIGSYLKELMSARNVDARMYRVEDPDLHIWANSQETTNDFYEDILALPIVGTSNLLKSDMIILGSPTRFGNISAEMKTFLDTTLPLSKDKSLETKFFACFTSCSNSTCEGAHTLTAMIYWAQSMGMLHIPFGVHDELEYCDQPVSGIVHLAGKEGAIRPSDRLGKEMETYADTLSAYIQE; this is encoded by the coding sequence ATGAAGCGTTGTTCCATCATTATTCACAGCGTCAGCGGCAACTGCTACATCATCGGATCCTACCTCAAGGAATTGATGTCTGCACGTAATGTAGATGCCAGAATGTATAGGGTTGAAGACCCTGACCTGCACATCTGGGCCAACAGCCAGGAAACGACCAATGATTTCTATGAAGATATTCTTGCCCTACCCATCGTAGGCACCTCAAATCTGCTCAAGAGCGATATGATCATCCTGGGAAGCCCGACCAGGTTCGGCAACATCTCGGCAGAGATGAAGACATTCCTGGACACCACCCTGCCGCTGAGCAAGGACAAGAGCTTGGAGACCAAGTTCTTCGCCTGCTTCACCAGCTGCTCGAACTCTACCTGTGAGGGAGCCCATACCCTTACAGCCATGATCTACTGGGCCCAGTCAATGGGCATGCTGCATATTCCCTTCGGAGTCCATGATGAGCTCGAATACTGCGACCAACCCGTCTCAGGCATCGTGCATCTTGCCGGTAAGGAGGGAGCCATCCGGCCCAGCGACCGCTTGGGCAAGGAGATGGAGACCTACGCTGATACACTCAGCGCCTATATCCAGGAGTAA
- a CDS encoding ATP-binding cassette domain-containing protein has protein sequence MTQAIIQVEHATVRRQGKAILDDVSLSIHRNEHVAIIGPNGAGKSTLMQVISEEIHPLYSPHTRRILFGQEKWEVLRLRQHMGIVSQSLQYLCNSSYKSWEIAISGFFSSIGLDFHHQVTAEHMAKVEEIMRRFDVWHLKDKQMNRLSSGEARRVLLCRASIHDPEVMLLDEAVSNLDFPSRREYRQTLQQLDQEGKTIILATHELSEIIPAINRIIVMQSGKIVADGPKQEILKESLLSSVYGTDVFIDEREGLFSAWC, from the coding sequence ATGACGCAGGCCATCATCCAGGTTGAACATGCTACGGTCAGGAGGCAAGGGAAAGCCATCCTTGACGATGTCTCCCTCTCAATCCACCGCAATGAGCACGTAGCCATCATTGGCCCGAACGGGGCAGGCAAGAGCACCCTGATGCAGGTCATCAGCGAGGAAATCCATCCCTTGTACTCGCCTCACACCCGCCGCATCCTCTTTGGACAGGAGAAGTGGGAAGTCCTCCGTCTCAGACAGCATATGGGCATTGTGTCGCAGAGCCTCCAGTACCTGTGCAACTCCAGCTACAAGAGCTGGGAGATTGCCATCTCCGGATTTTTCAGTTCCATCGGTCTCGACTTCCATCATCAGGTCACTGCAGAGCATATGGCCAAAGTGGAGGAGATCATGCGTCGCTTCGATGTCTGGCACCTGAAAGACAAGCAGATGAACCGTCTCAGCAGTGGGGAAGCGCGTAGGGTCCTGCTGTGCAGGGCAAGCATCCATGACCCGGAGGTCATGCTGCTGGACGAAGCGGTTTCCAACCTCGACTTTCCCAGCAGACGCGAGTATCGCCAAACACTCCAGCAACTCGACCAGGAAGGAAAAACCATCATCCTGGCAACCCATGAGCTGAGTGAAATCATTCCGGCCATCAACCGCATCATCGTGATGCAGAGCGGAAAAATCGTTGCCGACGGACCAAAACAGGAGATCCTGAAGGAGTCCCTTCTCTCCTCGGTCTATGGTACGGATGTCTTCATCGATGAGCGGGAAGGCCTCTTCAGCGCATGGTGCTGA
- a CDS encoding GntR family transcriptional regulator, giving the protein MEYISQTKSARIAAALEEMILDNRLKSGTFLPSQQILADQFRTSSRPIREALKLLEAKGLVVIAQGRRAQVRSNSLDQYVESISTSIVNSKINPAKLMRNLMQVRITVATSAARGFTRLENREEYLAQLWNSSNRMEASLPLIHQKDAKGTMDFQKAEAEFHRTLVFANGNQILSCIYDNLSPMLDSVMNTIKFTSAQVEKRSKDYSYLCEALQNGQTDLAVALVLVTLTTLETKVMDHYPDESALVSYA; this is encoded by the coding sequence ATGGAATACATTTCACAAACGAAATCAGCGAGAATCGCTGCTGCCTTGGAAGAAATGATCCTTGACAATCGGCTCAAGAGTGGAACATTTCTCCCATCCCAGCAAATACTTGCTGATCAGTTCAGAACATCAAGCCGCCCAATCCGTGAGGCATTGAAGCTGCTTGAAGCGAAAGGACTGGTAGTCATTGCCCAGGGAAGACGGGCACAGGTGAGAAGCAACAGCCTCGATCAATATGTGGAGTCCATCTCCACCAGTATCGTAAACAGCAAGATCAATCCTGCAAAACTGATGCGCAACCTCATGCAGGTCCGCATCACCGTAGCCACCAGTGCAGCACGGGGATTCACTCGGCTTGAGAACCGTGAGGAGTACCTCGCCCAGCTGTGGAATTCCAGCAACCGTATGGAAGCTTCCCTACCCCTCATTCACCAAAAGGATGCGAAGGGTACCATGGATTTCCAAAAGGCTGAGGCAGAATTCCATAGGACGCTGGTATTTGCAAACGGCAACCAGATTCTCTCCTGCATCTATGACAACCTTTCGCCGATGCTTGACAGTGTCATGAACACCATCAAGTTCACCTCCGCCCAAGTAGAGAAACGTTCCAAGGATTACTCCTACCTGTGCGAAGCCTTGCAGAACGGACAGACCGACTTGGCTGTCGCCCTGGTCCTGGTAACCCTGACAACCTTGGAAACCAAGGTCATGGACCACTACCCGGACGAAAGCGCACTTGTCTCCTACGCCTGA
- a CDS encoding HAD-IIB family hydrolase, translating to MYIAIINLHGLVRSENIEMGRDADTGGQTRYVVDLVKELGKRENVEVDLFTRLIKDARCDTDYQKSVEQVAEHARIIRLPCGGTKYIRKELLWPYLDEYVDNLIAFFRTQGRAPDIIHAHYADAGYVATELTTYFPTPLVFTGHSLGRNKLEYLKSQGVSEEKLEQYYHIATRIKNEERSMRHADLVITSTHYEKDVLYAPYEARDEQKMQVIPPGLDLDTFFPYYHYEIQDPSITEEMKRAQYSMVRELQRFLTTMDKPFILALCRPEARKNIDLLIEIYGKSKELQAIANLVIVAGIRDDIATMEEGEKQVLTDMLLLMDRYDLYGKMAIPKHHNPQRDVPELYRLAAMKRGIFVSAAALENFGLTFIEASAVGLPFVGTDKGGVQDIKQNCDSGVLVDISDHQAISDTLYQLLTDSEAWQTYSEHGVQNIREVYNWTSHADTYLDHLKTIRSAKRQEPALASRLAQLEHLLVADIDNTLTGDKKGAEELVALLRQNQQKLGFAVATGRSLESALAVLEEHAFPKPDILITAVGSEIHYADGQVQDKGWSNFIRRRWKPERIRKILADLPEVQLQQGEGTQREYKISYTIANGTDIKLLMQTIRNLLDEQKAPCHLVLSHDTYLDILPYRANKGDAIQYISWKWKIDPMRIIAAGDSGNDRDMFSRQRKSIIVANHEASLDTMKKSKQRFFAGEASAKGVIEGLKHFNVIT from the coding sequence ATGTATATAGCAATTATCAACTTACATGGACTTGTACGCAGTGAGAACATAGAAATGGGACGCGATGCAGATACCGGCGGACAGACCCGATATGTCGTTGACCTGGTCAAGGAACTGGGAAAACGGGAAAATGTTGAAGTCGATCTGTTCACCCGCCTCATCAAGGATGCACGGTGCGACACAGACTACCAGAAGAGCGTTGAGCAGGTTGCCGAACATGCCAGGATCATCCGTCTTCCCTGCGGTGGAACCAAGTATATCCGCAAGGAGTTGCTCTGGCCTTACCTTGACGAATATGTCGACAACCTCATCGCCTTCTTCCGCACCCAAGGACGGGCACCCGACATCATCCACGCCCATTATGCCGATGCAGGATACGTAGCCACCGAACTTACCACCTACTTCCCCACCCCGCTGGTATTCACCGGCCACTCTCTGGGACGGAACAAGCTCGAATACCTGAAGAGTCAGGGTGTCAGTGAAGAGAAACTTGAGCAGTACTACCATATTGCCACCAGAATCAAGAACGAAGAACGCTCCATGCGCCATGCAGACCTGGTCATCACCAGCACCCACTACGAGAAGGATGTGCTGTATGCCCCCTATGAGGCACGTGACGAACAGAAGATGCAGGTCATCCCTCCCGGACTCGACCTGGATACTTTCTTCCCCTACTACCATTATGAAATCCAGGACCCCTCCATCACCGAGGAGATGAAACGTGCCCAGTACTCCATGGTCAGGGAACTGCAACGCTTCCTCACCACCATGGACAAGCCATTCATTCTCGCCCTCTGCCGCCCCGAAGCAAGGAAGAACATCGACCTGCTCATCGAAATCTACGGCAAGAGCAAGGAGCTGCAGGCCATTGCAAACCTCGTGATCGTCGCAGGCATCCGCGATGATATCGCAACGATGGAAGAGGGAGAGAAACAGGTCCTCACCGATATGCTGCTCCTGATGGACCGCTACGACCTGTATGGCAAGATGGCCATTCCCAAGCACCATAACCCGCAGCGTGACGTGCCTGAACTCTATCGCCTTGCCGCCATGAAACGCGGCATCTTTGTCAGCGCCGCAGCGTTGGAAAACTTCGGGCTCACTTTCATAGAGGCCTCTGCAGTGGGACTTCCGTTTGTCGGGACAGACAAGGGAGGTGTCCAGGACATCAAGCAGAACTGCGACAGCGGTGTTCTGGTCGATATTTCCGACCACCAGGCAATCTCAGACACGCTCTATCAGCTGCTCACAGACTCCGAGGCATGGCAAACCTACTCCGAACACGGGGTGCAGAATATTCGTGAAGTCTACAACTGGACATCCCATGCAGATACGTACCTGGACCATCTCAAGACAATACGCTCGGCCAAACGGCAGGAACCGGCCCTCGCCTCCCGACTTGCACAACTTGAGCATCTCTTGGTGGCAGACATCGACAACACCCTCACAGGAGACAAAAAGGGAGCGGAGGAGCTGGTGGCCCTCCTCAGGCAGAACCAGCAGAAGCTTGGCTTCGCCGTAGCTACCGGCCGCAGCCTTGAGTCAGCTCTTGCCGTGCTGGAGGAACATGCTTTTCCCAAACCCGACATCCTCATCACCGCAGTAGGCAGCGAAATACACTATGCTGACGGACAGGTGCAGGACAAGGGGTGGTCGAACTTCATCCGAAGACGCTGGAAACCTGAACGCATCCGAAAGATCCTTGCCGACCTTCCTGAGGTACAACTGCAGCAGGGGGAAGGAACACAACGTGAGTACAAGATCAGCTATACCATTGCGAACGGTACGGATATAAAGCTTCTGATGCAAACCATCCGAAATCTTCTGGACGAGCAGAAAGCACCGTGTCACCTGGTTCTCAGCCATGACACCTATCTGGACATCCTGCCCTATCGGGCAAACAAGGGTGATGCGATCCAGTACATCTCCTGGAAGTGGAAGATCGACCCAATGCGCATCATCGCAGCAGGCGACAGCGGAAACGACAGGGACATGTTCTCCAGGCAACGCAAGTCGATCATCGTGGCGAATCATGAAGCGTCATTGGATACGATGAAGAAGAGCAAGCAACGGTTCTTTGCCGGCGAAGCATCCGCGAAGGGAGTCATCGAAGGGCTGAAGCACTTCAATGTCATCACCTAA